From the uncultured Trichococcus sp. genome, one window contains:
- a CDS encoding aminotransferase class V-fold PLP-dependent enzyme, translating to MTELYYFDNSATTLKKPAAVAEAVYHAIADGQLGNPARGSHTASLNALRLTEMLRQKTAALFGVPDTANIAFTANATASLNMVLKGLLKPADHIITTVTEHNAVLRPLYQLEELGTALSFVGVDELGTLLYADFERLLRPDTRAVVVNHASNVTGNAVDLERIGSFCREHDLLFIVDASQSAGVLAIDMVQQHIDVLCFTGHKGLYGPQGTGGICLGDRPLAFVPVFTGGSGFHSFDKQYPAQMPTLFEAGTQNVHGLAGLSAGVDYIEQKGLAAITCQLQELTFRFHDQIKDIPGITIYGSFAETVERAPVVSLNLEGWSSGDLSDALFMDYAIAVRPGAHCAPLIHQAFGTEKTGMVRFSFSSFNTAEEVDYAAKALWTLAKEG from the coding sequence ATGACTGAACTTTATTATTTCGACAACAGTGCAACCACGCTGAAGAAGCCTGCTGCGGTGGCTGAAGCTGTCTATCACGCCATCGCCGACGGGCAGCTGGGCAACCCGGCACGCGGCAGCCATACCGCTTCCCTGAACGCTTTGCGGTTGACGGAGATGCTGCGCCAGAAAACGGCGGCCCTGTTCGGCGTGCCGGATACGGCAAACATCGCTTTTACGGCCAACGCAACCGCATCGCTGAACATGGTCTTGAAGGGTTTGCTGAAGCCGGCGGACCACATCATCACGACAGTAACGGAGCACAACGCCGTCCTGCGTCCGCTTTACCAACTCGAGGAACTGGGCACTGCCCTATCCTTTGTCGGCGTTGATGAACTTGGGACGCTACTTTACGCCGATTTCGAGCGCCTGTTGCGACCCGATACCCGTGCAGTCGTGGTCAACCATGCTTCGAATGTCACCGGCAATGCAGTGGATCTGGAACGGATCGGCAGCTTCTGCCGGGAGCACGATCTGCTGTTCATCGTCGACGCTTCCCAGAGCGCAGGCGTCCTCGCCATCGACATGGTGCAGCAGCACATCGATGTCCTCTGTTTCACCGGCCACAAAGGACTCTACGGCCCGCAAGGAACGGGCGGTATCTGCCTCGGCGACAGACCCTTGGCGTTCGTGCCGGTGTTCACGGGCGGCAGCGGCTTCCATTCTTTCGATAAGCAATACCCTGCGCAGATGCCGACCCTGTTCGAGGCCGGCACACAAAATGTCCATGGCTTGGCGGGCCTTTCCGCCGGTGTGGATTACATCGAGCAAAAAGGATTGGCAGCGATCACTTGCCAGTTGCAGGAACTGACTTTCCGCTTCCATGACCAGATCAAGGACATCCCGGGAATCACCATCTACGGCAGCTTCGCTGAAACCGTGGAGCGCGCACCGGTAGTCTCGTTGAATCTGGAAGGCTGGTCCTCCGGCGACCTCAGCGATGCGCTTTTCATGGACTACGCAATCGCTGTGCGTCCCGGCGCCCATTGCGCGCCGCTCATCCATCAAGCTTTCGGGACAGAAAAAACCGGCATGGTCCGCTTCAGCTTCTCCAGCTTCAATACGGCGGAGGAAGTCGACTACGCAGCTAAAGCGCTTTGGACTTTGGCGAAAGAAGGATAA
- a CDS encoding DUF3343 domain-containing protein, translated as MIDRKHYGIVAFPTSQAAAAAEAVVLAAGRECRLIPMPEQISAGCGLVLQTHLDELKAVRLLLSEHAISNEGCYEVHFENRKKSVEVWHD; from the coding sequence ATGATCGACCGCAAACACTACGGCATCGTCGCGTTTCCGACGTCCCAGGCCGCGGCAGCCGCCGAAGCTGTTGTATTGGCTGCCGGGCGGGAATGCCGGCTGATCCCCATGCCGGAGCAGATTTCGGCCGGATGCGGCCTGGTGCTGCAGACGCATCTCGACGAACTGAAAGCTGTCCGCCTGTTGCTGTCGGAGCACGCCATTTCCAACGAGGGCTGCTACGAAGTGCATTTTGAGAACCGGAAAAAATCCGTGGAGGTCTGGCATGACTGA
- a CDS encoding F0F1 ATP synthase subunit A, with the protein MSIDPSDIVYFEWHFVRITATLVYTWITLAVLLIITLLVRRSIRKKGELSKIQNVSEALLTIIDKQIKEISQQDSSSYLPFIGTLFIFIFAANILSIIPGFISPTGSLNTTIALALCVFFAIPAYGIASRGVRDYLKEYAKPSVLMLPFNIIGEFSRIISLAVRLYGNVMSSSIIIAILLGVIPLFFPAVIQLLGLLTGTIQAYIFSILAIVYIAAATKGK; encoded by the coding sequence ATGTCAATCGATCCAAGTGACATCGTTTATTTTGAATGGCATTTCGTAAGGATCACAGCGACATTGGTTTACACTTGGATAACACTAGCGGTTCTGCTCATAATTACGCTCCTTGTCAGAAGGAGCATCAGAAAGAAAGGAGAACTGTCCAAAATTCAAAATGTTTCCGAAGCTTTATTGACTATTATTGATAAACAGATAAAGGAAATCAGCCAACAAGATTCCAGTAGCTATCTTCCGTTTATCGGAACCTTGTTCATCTTTATTTTTGCCGCCAATATCCTGTCGATCATACCGGGATTCATTTCGCCGACGGGTTCTTTGAATACAACCATCGCCCTCGCCTTATGCGTCTTTTTTGCCATTCCGGCCTATGGGATAGCCAGTCGAGGAGTGAGAGATTATTTGAAGGAATATGCCAAACCGTCTGTGCTTATGCTTCCGTTCAACATAATCGGTGAATTTTCCCGCATCATTTCTTTGGCTGTCCGGCTCTACGGCAATGTGATGAGTTCGAGCATCATCATTGCAATTTTGTTGGGAGTCATCCCGTTGTTTTTCCCGGCAGTCATCCAACTGCTGGGATTGCTTACCGGCACCATCCAAGCCTACATTTTTTCCATTTTGGCCATTGTCTACATCGCTGCTGCGACAAAAGGGAAATAG
- a CDS encoding ATP synthase subunit I translates to MAIAFLGGMFLGVLFFGGLLLTVRLLVRVRYPAVLMLGSLMLRLGILFGGLYLLKDGSYLNLPLALLGILVGRFLIVSKVKGQQEGPEETSQEG, encoded by the coding sequence ATGGCAATCGCTTTTTTGGGTGGGATGTTTCTCGGAGTGCTCTTCTTTGGAGGGTTATTGCTGACCGTGAGGCTGCTTGTCAGAGTGAGATACCCCGCAGTGTTGATGTTGGGAAGCTTAATGCTGAGGCTAGGTATTTTATTTGGAGGATTATACTTGCTGAAAGACGGGAGTTACCTTAACTTGCCGTTGGCTCTGTTGGGTATCCTTGTCGGAAGGTTTCTTATCGTGTCGAAAGTGAAGGGCCAACAGGAAGGGCCTGAAGAAACGAGTCAAGAGGGGTGA
- a CDS encoding F0F1 ATP synthase subunit beta (Produces ATP from ADP in the presence of a proton gradient across the membrane. The beta chain is a regulatory subunit), which yields MDEMNLGYVKAIRGSVIEAVFKQKLPSINNMLIAGDNGEMIFEVSSYIDQQTIRAIALTFTAGIARKAVIMDTGLPIQVPVGKETLGKMFDVFGNQLDESPPLKNIIRRSIHQRPLPFSRRISSDELFLTGIKAIDVMIPLGKGEKAGLFGGAGVGKSVLITELINNTASKSGGYSIFCGIGERSREAEELYREIKDAGVLEKTVLIFAQMNEPPGARFRVGHAALTMAEYLRDTEKTDILLLIDNIFRFIQAGSEVSGLIGKMPSRVGYQPTLASELSELEERISNTTAGSITSVQAVYVPADDFTDPSATHTFSHLSASVVLSRKKASEGFFRPLIL from the coding sequence ATGGATGAAATGAATTTGGGCTATGTAAAAGCCATCCGCGGCAGTGTTATCGAAGCGGTATTCAAACAGAAGTTGCCGTCCATAAACAATATGCTGATTGCTGGAGATAACGGGGAAATGATCTTCGAAGTAAGTTCCTACATCGACCAGCAAACTATAAGAGCCATTGCCCTTACGTTCACTGCCGGAATAGCCAGAAAGGCCGTCATCATGGATACCGGTTTGCCTATACAAGTCCCTGTAGGGAAAGAAACACTAGGGAAGATGTTTGATGTGTTCGGTAATCAGCTGGATGAAAGTCCACCCTTAAAAAACATCATCCGGAGATCGATACACCAAAGGCCGCTCCCGTTTTCCCGAAGAATCTCCAGCGATGAACTCTTTCTGACGGGCATCAAAGCGATAGATGTGATGATTCCGCTGGGCAAGGGAGAAAAAGCGGGACTGTTCGGCGGCGCTGGAGTGGGCAAGTCAGTGCTCATAACGGAGCTGATCAACAACACGGCAAGCAAGTCTGGGGGATACAGCATCTTCTGCGGTATCGGGGAACGTTCTAGGGAAGCAGAAGAGTTATACCGCGAAATAAAGGATGCGGGCGTATTGGAAAAAACCGTGTTGATCTTCGCGCAGATGAACGAACCTCCGGGAGCGCGGTTCCGAGTGGGGCATGCGGCTCTTACGATGGCTGAATATTTAAGGGACACCGAGAAGACGGATATTCTGTTGTTGATCGATAATATTTTTCGGTTCATACAGGCAGGTTCCGAGGTTTCAGGATTGATCGGGAAGATGCCTTCACGGGTGGGCTATCAACCTACTTTGGCGAGCGAGCTCTCGGAACTTGAGGAGCGGATATCGAATACGACTGCAGGATCCATCACTTCTGTCCAGGCGGTATATGTCCCCGCCGATGATTTTACGGATCCATCGGCAACGCACACGTTCTCCCACCTATCGGCTTCGGTAGTGTTGTCGAGGAAAAAGGCCAGCGAAGGATTTTTCCGGCCATTGATCCTCTGA
- a CDS encoding F0F1 ATP synthase subunit epsilon translates to MRIRIILPSKTLLEQEADKITAPGTEGSFQLLPKHIDFVSSLSPGILSVFFEGQVVYYAINQGILVKQGDVVSVACLQAIRGTSLETLGATVAASFRTQDENERRMNEVLNKMEADTVRLFLESD, encoded by the coding sequence ATGAGGATCAGGATCATTCTCCCAAGCAAGACACTGTTGGAGCAAGAGGCGGATAAGATAACAGCCCCGGGTACGGAAGGGTCATTCCAATTGTTGCCCAAGCATATCGATTTTGTTTCCAGTCTGAGTCCGGGAATCCTGAGTGTCTTTTTTGAAGGGCAGGTCGTTTATTATGCGATCAATCAAGGGATTTTGGTCAAACAGGGAGATGTCGTATCTGTGGCTTGCCTGCAGGCTATCAGGGGGACCTCGCTTGAGACGCTAGGAGCTACGGTCGCTGCCAGTTTCAGGACTCAGGATGAGAATGAGAGACGAATGAACGAAGTGCTCAACAAAATGGAAGCGGATACGGTGAGGCTGTTTTTGGAATCGGATTGA
- a CDS encoding AtpZ/AtpI family protein translates to MAEREPSPEKELIDKVKADSEKKLKTQKEGKDILFGIGTFGVVGWSIAIPVLMGIALGIYLDDTYNPEYSWTLTLLFAGVIIGCINAWVWIKKKSMGE, encoded by the coding sequence ATGGCAGAGAGAGAACCATCTCCAGAAAAAGAACTGATTGACAAAGTGAAGGCGGATTCCGAAAAGAAGCTGAAAACGCAGAAGGAAGGGAAAGACATTCTTTTTGGCATAGGGACTTTCGGTGTGGTGGGATGGTCGATTGCTATCCCTGTGTTGATGGGCATTGCGCTAGGGATCTATTTGGATGATACTTACAATCCGGAATATTCTTGGACACTGACCCTTTTGTTTGCCGGAGTGATTATCGGCTGCATAAATGCCTGGGTATGGATTAAGAAGAAAAGTATGGGGGAATAG
- the recQ gene encoding DNA helicase RecQ — protein MENKELLYATLKKYFGYDSFREGQEELITNILQGEDVLGIMPTSGGKSLCYQLPALLLDGMTIVVSPLVSLMKDQVDSLREMGIAAAYLNSTLSREEFLQLMDDMRSGQLKLLYIAPERIDNESFMNALRFVKVPLLVVDEAHCISQWGSDFRPSYQGVARLYDLFDRRPRVAAFTATATEPVQDDILIQLRLQNPFRLVTGFDRSNLAFSVEKPADKFKFLVKDLNPKEASIIYCSTRKNVESVQKKLEQKGFAVTLYHAGLPEHERQRNQDDFLFDRKPIMVATNAFGMGIDKSNVRTVYHYNMPKNIESYYQEAGRAGRDGEEARVILLFSTQDIIINQLLNSKTNDSEATNKLNKMINYCYTNQCLRRYILEYFGETTAELDCQHCSNCLRRTEQIDITEEAQKILSCVVRVRGRYGVQKIIGILTGSKQKGITDFGLDKLKTYGLMSAYNDGEIREMIGVLIADEYLQVTGDQYPLIQVTAKALEILKEGKKVGMSYAVETGKGTAKQSGGGLYDTELFDRLRSLRTEMANEHGIPSYIVFSDSTLHEMARNFPTADDGFLRLSGVGETKLERYGEVFMGVISDYLKEFPAAESILQQKRLEQKEQEGSPETAEKRPKPAPKNYTGTTFEETYRLYQEGKTVEEIIAIRGLARMTIENHFRHLAELSAYEMRLADFVTDEQTEAIARAIEEADAQHLKPLKEKLGDDYSYFQIGMVLAFRKREQ, from the coding sequence GTGGAGAATAAAGAATTGCTGTACGCGACGCTAAAAAAATATTTCGGATATGACAGCTTCCGGGAAGGCCAAGAGGAATTGATCACAAACATCTTGCAGGGGGAAGACGTGCTCGGGATCATGCCGACGAGCGGAGGGAAGTCGCTCTGTTACCAACTGCCGGCGTTGCTGCTGGACGGCATGACGATCGTCGTATCCCCGCTCGTATCCTTGATGAAGGATCAGGTGGACAGCCTGCGGGAAATGGGGATTGCCGCGGCGTACCTGAACAGCACGCTCTCCAGAGAAGAGTTTCTGCAACTGATGGATGACATGCGCTCCGGACAGCTCAAACTGCTCTACATCGCGCCGGAACGGATAGACAACGAATCTTTCATGAATGCTTTGCGCTTTGTGAAGGTGCCGTTGCTGGTGGTCGATGAGGCCCACTGTATCTCGCAATGGGGCAGCGATTTCCGTCCTTCCTACCAAGGCGTGGCCCGTCTGTACGATCTGTTCGACAGACGGCCGCGGGTTGCCGCCTTCACCGCCACGGCCACCGAACCGGTCCAGGACGATATCCTGATCCAGTTGCGCCTGCAGAATCCGTTCCGGTTGGTGACCGGTTTCGACCGCAGCAATTTGGCCTTCAGCGTGGAAAAGCCCGCCGACAAGTTCAAGTTCCTCGTGAAGGACCTCAACCCGAAGGAAGCGAGCATCATCTATTGTTCGACCAGAAAAAATGTGGAATCGGTCCAGAAGAAATTGGAACAAAAAGGCTTTGCCGTGACGCTTTACCATGCAGGGCTGCCGGAACACGAGCGCCAGCGGAACCAGGATGATTTCCTGTTCGACCGCAAACCGATCATGGTCGCTACGAATGCTTTCGGCATGGGGATCGACAAAAGCAATGTGCGGACCGTTTACCACTACAACATGCCCAAAAACATCGAAAGTTATTATCAGGAAGCCGGAAGGGCGGGACGTGACGGAGAGGAAGCCCGCGTCATCCTACTGTTTTCGACGCAGGACATCATCATCAATCAGTTGCTGAACAGCAAGACGAACGACAGCGAAGCGACCAATAAATTGAATAAGATGATCAATTACTGTTACACGAACCAATGCCTGCGCCGTTACATCCTGGAATATTTCGGCGAAACGACAGCAGAGCTTGATTGCCAACACTGCTCCAATTGTCTGCGCCGCACAGAACAGATAGACATCACCGAAGAAGCCCAAAAAATCCTGTCCTGCGTCGTGCGGGTGCGCGGACGTTACGGCGTCCAGAAAATCATCGGCATCCTGACGGGCAGCAAACAGAAGGGAATCACCGATTTCGGGCTGGATAAGCTCAAGACCTACGGACTGATGAGCGCCTATAATGATGGGGAAATCCGCGAAATGATCGGTGTTTTGATTGCGGATGAATACCTGCAGGTGACAGGCGATCAGTATCCGTTGATCCAAGTCACCGCTAAAGCGTTGGAAATCCTCAAGGAAGGTAAAAAAGTCGGGATGTCCTATGCGGTCGAGACCGGCAAGGGCACCGCCAAACAGAGCGGAGGCGGCTTGTACGATACCGAGCTGTTCGACCGGTTGCGCAGCTTGCGCACGGAAATGGCGAACGAGCATGGGATCCCTTCCTATATCGTCTTTTCCGACAGCACGCTGCATGAGATGGCCCGCAACTTTCCGACAGCTGATGACGGCTTCCTTCGCCTGTCCGGTGTCGGCGAAACGAAGCTGGAGCGCTACGGAGAAGTGTTCATGGGCGTCATTTCCGATTATCTGAAGGAGTTCCCTGCTGCCGAATCGATTCTGCAGCAGAAACGGCTGGAACAGAAAGAGCAGGAAGGCAGTCCGGAAACCGCGGAAAAACGCCCGAAACCGGCTCCGAAAAATTACACCGGCACCACCTTTGAGGAAACCTATCGCCTGTACCAGGAAGGCAAGACGGTCGAAGAAATCATCGCCATCCGAGGATTGGCGCGGATGACCATCGAAAACCATTTCCGCCATTTGGCTGAGTTGTCGGCCTACGAAATGCGTTTGGCGGATTTCGTCACGGATGAGCAGACGGAGGCCATCGCCAGAGCGATCGAGGAAGCCGACGCTCAGCATCTGAAACCCCTCAAGGAAAAGCTGGGGGACGACTACAGCTATTTCCAGATCGGGATGGTGCTGGCTTTCCGGAAAAGAGAACAGTAG
- a CDS encoding L,D-transpeptidase family protein, which yields MRRNILFILLALFIFAGLAPARIAAPAYSMEKGAVVQQSLLDLYHPAQINIEGTLAEKGKAHVTLQTRSVVALSRTLDSQPSTPMAGNTELVYATYVQDSGWQSEVQEGAISGGADLPIEAIQVRLTHLVEAGSISYRTYRQDSGWSGYAKNGGTSGTTGAGEAIEALQFKLTGTLDAQYDLYYRVQTSRFGWLDWAGNGETAGTEGFRYPIEGVEIVLLNKEQAFAGKREQSFIKRTDPVLSYGSYLTASGWQEPVLNPAQSGSPDSSQSLEGLQAKLESQPYPGSVSYRAATSESGWLEWTQDGLEAGLPGTGQRIERIEMQLTDELAAHYDIYYQVHVPGVGWLDWAKNGETAGTQGYDYDVSAVQMQLAQKDGQAPGKTAFAFMKYVPKPPPAPVAPPVPTYPTGPDWTVQEGIFRTNAGTNYYVGSSYIIISIAYQRVWAYIGNQRIVDAPVITGRPSMPTPRGLFAIQPYKESPSVLIGEDYESPVQYWIPFLGNAYGLHDASWQTQGFGGDLYLYLGSHGCVNTPYYAVQTLYNTYSVGTPVVVY from the coding sequence ATGAGAAGGAATATTTTGTTTATTCTGTTGGCGTTGTTTATTTTTGCCGGATTAGCCCCTGCACGCATCGCGGCTCCAGCATATTCGATGGAGAAAGGTGCTGTTGTCCAACAAAGTTTGCTGGACCTTTACCATCCGGCGCAAATAAATATAGAGGGGACACTTGCCGAAAAAGGCAAGGCTCATGTCACGTTACAGACAAGAAGCGTTGTTGCCCTATCAAGGACGCTTGATAGCCAGCCTTCAACGCCAATGGCCGGCAACACTGAATTAGTTTATGCGACTTACGTTCAGGACAGCGGCTGGCAGTCCGAAGTCCAGGAAGGCGCGATCAGCGGCGGGGCGGATTTGCCGATCGAAGCCATCCAGGTGCGCCTGACCCATTTGGTTGAAGCGGGCAGCATTTCCTATCGGACCTACAGGCAGGACAGCGGTTGGTCAGGCTATGCAAAAAACGGCGGGACATCCGGGACAACGGGGGCTGGTGAAGCGATCGAAGCTTTGCAATTCAAGCTTACGGGTACTTTGGACGCTCAATACGATCTTTATTACCGGGTCCAAACGAGCCGCTTCGGATGGCTCGACTGGGCCGGAAACGGCGAAACAGCCGGAACGGAAGGTTTCCGCTATCCGATCGAAGGGGTCGAAATCGTTCTGCTGAACAAGGAACAGGCCTTTGCAGGCAAACGTGAACAGAGCTTCATCAAACGGACCGATCCTGTTTTGTCCTACGGCAGCTACCTGACCGCTTCGGGCTGGCAGGAGCCTGTCCTCAATCCGGCGCAAAGCGGCTCCCCGGATTCCTCGCAATCTCTTGAAGGCTTGCAGGCAAAATTGGAGTCCCAACCCTATCCGGGATCGGTCTCCTACCGCGCCGCCACAAGTGAAAGCGGCTGGCTCGAGTGGACGCAGGACGGATTGGAAGCCGGACTGCCCGGTACGGGGCAACGCATCGAGCGGATCGAAATGCAATTGACGGATGAATTGGCTGCACACTATGATATCTATTACCAGGTCCACGTACCGGGAGTGGGCTGGTTGGATTGGGCCAAAAATGGCGAAACGGCAGGAACACAAGGCTACGACTATGACGTCAGCGCCGTCCAGATGCAATTGGCCCAAAAAGATGGGCAAGCACCGGGAAAAACGGCTTTCGCCTTCATGAAATACGTACCGAAACCGCCGCCCGCTCCAGTTGCACCGCCTGTCCCGACCTATCCTACGGGACCCGATTGGACTGTCCAGGAGGGCATCTTCCGGACGAACGCCGGCACCAACTATTATGTCGGCTCCAGTTACATCATCATCAGTATCGCCTACCAGCGCGTCTGGGCCTACATCGGCAACCAGCGGATCGTCGATGCTCCGGTCATCACCGGAAGACCTTCGATGCCTACGCCAAGAGGGCTGTTCGCGATCCAACCGTACAAGGAATCGCCGAGCGTGCTGATCGGTGAAGATTATGAGTCGCCTGTCCAATATTGGATCCCGTTTTTGGGGAATGCTTACGGCTTGCATGATGCCTCTTGGCAAACCCAAGGCTTCGGCGGCGACCTTTACCTGTATTTGGGATCGCACGGCTGCGTCAACACCCCTTACTATGCGGTCCAAACGCTTTACAATACCTATTCCGTCGGCACGCCAGTCGTGGTTTATTGA
- the yedF gene encoding sulfurtransferase-like selenium metabolism protein YedF — MKKIDATGQACPMPVILTKRALKESKGETVLISVDNEIATQNLAKMAEQLKLSVQVEKINDSLYEVKLSDPNAGKEPHAAEHTVLPEQAADTVASSGASYVVVLNSDCIGNGSEELGRTLMKGFLFSLTEQDVLPEKVLCYNAGALLTTEGSAVLDDLKALEEDGVEVLTCGICGEFYGVKDKLAVGTFTNMYRIVEILRTAKTVSP; from the coding sequence ATGAAAAAAATAGATGCAACCGGACAAGCTTGTCCGATGCCGGTCATTTTGACCAAACGGGCTTTGAAGGAGAGTAAAGGGGAAACGGTACTCATCAGCGTGGACAATGAGATTGCGACGCAGAACCTTGCCAAGATGGCAGAACAACTGAAACTTTCCGTCCAGGTCGAAAAGATCAACGACTCCCTTTATGAAGTAAAGCTTTCAGATCCGAACGCCGGTAAAGAACCACATGCCGCTGAACACACTGTGCTTCCGGAGCAAGCCGCCGACACAGTCGCATCATCCGGAGCAAGTTATGTCGTCGTATTGAACAGCGACTGCATCGGCAACGGCAGCGAGGAATTGGGCCGTACGCTGATGAAAGGCTTCCTCTTTTCCTTGACGGAGCAGGATGTTCTGCCCGAAAAAGTGCTCTGCTACAATGCCGGCGCGCTGCTGACGACGGAAGGATCGGCCGTGTTGGACGACCTCAAAGCGCTGGAGGAAGACGGTGTCGAGGTCCTGACTTGCGGCATCTGCGGGGAATTCTATGGCGTGAAGGACAAATTGGCGGTCGGCACCTTTACGAATATGTACCGCATCGTTGAAATCCTGCGCACCGCCAAGACCGTATCGCCATGA
- the selD gene encoding selenide, water dikinase SelD, with protein sequence MEQELSNELFICGGCNAKIGPGVLGDLLSQFPKQENPNFLVGFDSSDDAAVFRIDDQTAMIQTLDFFPAMVADATLFGEIAAANALSDVFAMGGEVLTAMNIVCWPETKSTDTLGKILAGGFKKVQEAGGVLVGGHSIHDPQPKYGLSVLGRVHPDRIYRNDTCIPGDVLLLTKPLGTGIITTAYSAGEMAQEAFNQAVVSMTTLNRYAAEVLKKYTVHSCTDITGFGLLGHLSEMVSDRCSATVYADSVPCLSGAYQGAQEFLITAGGQRNRNHLEADVDFQIDDYALEEILFDPQTSGGLLVSVPVEEAAALLAEIEALGLPCGIIGEVTEKDTKRLTVVR encoded by the coding sequence ATGGAACAGGAATTATCAAATGAACTATTTATCTGCGGGGGGTGCAATGCGAAGATCGGACCCGGCGTGTTGGGCGACCTGCTCAGCCAGTTTCCGAAACAGGAGAACCCGAATTTTTTGGTCGGATTCGACTCATCCGATGATGCCGCGGTATTCCGCATAGACGATCAGACGGCCATGATCCAGACGTTGGACTTCTTTCCCGCGATGGTCGCGGATGCCACGCTTTTCGGGGAAATCGCCGCCGCCAACGCTTTGAGCGATGTATTTGCGATGGGCGGCGAAGTGTTGACGGCCATGAACATCGTCTGCTGGCCCGAAACAAAAAGCACCGATACGCTTGGGAAAATTTTGGCTGGCGGCTTCAAGAAAGTCCAGGAGGCAGGCGGCGTGCTGGTCGGTGGGCATTCGATCCACGACCCCCAGCCCAAATACGGTCTGTCGGTATTGGGCAGAGTCCATCCCGATCGGATCTACCGGAATGACACGTGCATCCCAGGCGATGTCCTGCTGCTGACGAAACCATTGGGAACAGGCATCATCACGACGGCCTACAGCGCCGGGGAAATGGCGCAGGAAGCCTTCAACCAGGCGGTCGTCTCGATGACGACACTGAACCGTTATGCGGCGGAAGTACTGAAAAAGTACACCGTCCACAGCTGTACGGATATCACCGGCTTCGGCCTGTTGGGGCACCTTTCGGAAATGGTCAGCGACCGCTGTTCCGCGACGGTCTACGCCGACAGCGTACCTTGCCTGAGCGGAGCCTATCAGGGAGCCCAGGAATTCCTGATCACAGCCGGCGGACAGCGCAACCGGAACCACCTGGAAGCCGATGTGGACTTCCAGATAGATGACTATGCCTTGGAGGAAATCCTTTTCGATCCGCAGACATCCGGCGGCCTGCTGGTGAGCGTCCCTGTCGAAGAGGCGGCCGCTCTGCTTGCAGAAATCGAGGCTTTGGGCTTGCCCTGCGGCATCATCGGCGAAGTGACCGAAAAGGACACCAAGAGGCTCACGGTGGTCCGTTGA